Below is a window of Deltaproteobacteria bacterium DNA.
GGCCGGTAGGAGAAACCGACATCGCGGGCCGGACGCGCGGCTCAAGCGTCGATCGAGCGTCGCCAGCGGCACCGTGAAGGCCTCCGCTACCGCTACGTACCAAGCATCGTAGCTCGTGATGGTACGGCGAAGCTCCCACACGCGCGCCGCGAACGGCTCGAACGCGACGAGGAGCAGGTCCAAGTCCAGAAGATCGCGATGTGCCGCGCTCGCCTCCAGGGTCGTGAGGTCCCGCTGGCGTTCCAGCCGCCGCAGGATGTTCACCGCCTCCGCCAACACGAGATGAGGCGCGAGAATGTCGCCCTCAGCGACGACGCGTTCCGCCCACGCCCCCGCTGCTCCTGCATCCGTCGTCGCCGCGACCAGCACCGACGCATCGACGACGACACTCATCGACGATCCGCGTCACGGGACTTGAGGATTCGCGCAGGGGGGATCCGCCGATCGGCCGCCCTTTTCCGGTCACGCACGCGCTCGAGCCACACTTCCACGGACGGTCGCTCGGCCAGCCGCTCCAACTCTCCCTTCAGATATTCCTGCATCGACTTTCGCGCCCGAGCAGCACGGCTGGCGAGCTCGTCCCGAACGTGATCGGGCACATCGCGGATCGTAATCTGTACTCCCATGACATCACAGTGACATCAGTGCATGCATTCTGCAATCACCGATCCGGTGCGGTCGGACCATCGTCGCCCGTTTGCGCCCCGTCGACGCCCAGGGCGTCACGGGCGCCGCCGCCGAGAAGCACGTCGGGCCTTCGTGGGTGGCATTCTTGCCACCTACCCGGCCCCGAGCCGGCGATCCCCGGTCCAGGTCTTCCGTGCTCGACCAACGTCGCCGCGAGGAGGTGAGCATCGACGCATCCGATGCCTCGCACGCGGAAACCAATCAGCGGGTCGAGCCGTACACCCGCTCGTCGTACTCGCGCAGCATGCGCGCCGCGGTGAATTGCGGGACGAGCGTCCGGAGGGCGTGCTTCACGCGGGCGAGCCAGCGCACCGGGAGGCCGTCGGGGCCGCGGTCGTAGAAGAGCGGCCGGACCTCGCGCTCGACGAGATCGAGAACTGCCGCCGCGTCGCGATCGTCCTGCGCCTGGTGATCGCCTTCGGGCGAGTCGATCCCCCAGCCGTTCTCGCCGTCGAACGCCTCGGCCCACCAGCCGTCGAGCATGCTGAGGTTCAGGCCGCCGTTCATCGCGACCTTCATACCGCTCGTACCGCTCGCCTCGAGCGGCGGACGGGGCAGGTTCAACCAGACGTCGACGCCCGACACGAGGCGGAGCGCCATCGCGAGATCGTAGTTCTCGAGGTAGACGACGCGCCGCCCGACGTTGGGGATCGCCTTCGCGCCGAAGATCGCGTGCAGGGTGGCCTTCGCGTCCTGGTCCTGCGGATGCGCCTTGCCGGCGATCACGAGCTGGATCGGCATGGCGCCGTCGGCGAGCAGCTGGAGGTTGCGTTCCGGATAGCGCGCCAGGAGATAGAGCCGCTTGTAGGTCGCGACCCGGCGCGCGAACCCGATCGTGAGCACGTTGGCGTCGAAGACCTCGGCCGCCTGCGCGACGTACTCCGGCGTCTCGCCGCGCGACAGCCGGTCCTGGACCGAGCGCGTGCGCGCGTAGTCGACGAGCGCGGCCCGCAGCACCGATCGCACGCCCCAGAGCTCGGCGTTCGGGATATCCGCGATCCCGTCCCAGCCGGCGTCGCCGGCGTGCCACCGACGCCAGTCGGGACCGAGGTGGCGGTCGAGCAGCGCCTGCATCGCCGGCGCCATCCACGTCCCGACGTGAACGCCGTTTGTGACGTGGCCGATCGGCACGTCCTCGACGGCGTGGTCGCTCCAAAGCGCCTGCCACATGGCGCGCGCGACCGCGCCGTGCAGGCGCGACACTCCGTTGGCGGTGCGGCTCGTGCGGAGCGCGAGCGGCGTGATGCCGAGCCCCTCGCCGGCATCGCCGGGGCGGATGCGGGCGAGGTCGTGGAGGCGCTCGCGCGGCACCGCGATGCCGTCGAAGTAGCGACCGAGCACGGCCTCGAGCTCGTCCACGCCGTACGCCTCGTTTCCCGCCGGCACCGGCGTATGCGTGGTGAAGATCGTCGCGTCGCGCACGGCCGCGGCCGCCTCGTCGAAAGCCGCGCCGCACCGCACGCGCGCGGCGATGCGCTCGTAGCTCCCGAAGGCCGCATGCCCCTCGTTCAGGTGCACGAGCGCGGGCTCGATGCCGAGCGCGTCGAGCGCGCGCACGCCGCCGACGCCGAGCATCGCGTACTGGGTGAGCCGGGTGTGACGATCGCCGACGTAGAGGCGCGCGGTGATCCACCGGTCGATCGGGTCGTTGTCGTCGCGGTCGGTGTCGAGGAGGTAGAGCCGGACGTGCGCGAGGTCGAGCCGCCAGATCTGCGCGTGCACGTCGCGGCCGCGGATCGGCACGGTCACGGTGAGCGCGCCGCCCTCACGATCGGTGACGCGCACCATCGGCAGGCGATCGAAGGCGCAATCGACCCAGTACTCGTGCTGCCAGCCCCCCGGATCGAGCCGTTGCTGGAAGTAGCCCTGGCGATAGGCGAGGCCGACGCCGACGAGC
It encodes the following:
- a CDS encoding type II toxin-antitoxin system VapC family toxin translates to MSVVVDASVLVAATTDAGAAGAWAERVVAEGDILAPHLVLAEAVNILRRLERQRDLTTLEASAAHRDLLDLDLLLVAFEPFAARVWELRRTITSYDAWYVAVAEAFTVPLATLDRRLSRASGPRCRFLLPA
- the glgP gene encoding alpha-glucan family phosphorylase, translated to MSRKTSRGGDASNDGSRDLAHAIAELAHQMPAALAPLATIAYDYRWTWEPRAAALFEAIEPTTWRRTANPRYVVEVASPRRLDALAARPEYVAEVRVVADAILAGATAGPTDVKPVAYFCSEFAIHAALPIYGGGLGVLAGDLLKAAADAALPLVGVGLAYRQGYFQQRLDPGGWQHEYWVDCAFDRLPMVRVTDREGGALTVTVPIRGRDVHAQIWRLDLAHVRLYLLDTDRDDNDPIDRWITARLYVGDRHTRLTQYAMLGVGGVRALDALGIEPALVHLNEGHAAFGSYERIAARVRCGAAFDEAAAAVRDATIFTTHTPVPAGNEAYGVDELEAVLGRYFDGIAVPRERLHDLARIRPGDAGEGLGITPLALRTSRTANGVSRLHGAVARAMWQALWSDHAVEDVPIGHVTNGVHVGTWMAPAMQALLDRHLGPDWRRWHAGDAGWDGIADIPNAELWGVRSVLRAALVDYARTRSVQDRLSRGETPEYVAQAAEVFDANVLTIGFARRVATYKRLYLLARYPERNLQLLADGAMPIQLVIAGKAHPQDQDAKATLHAIFGAKAIPNVGRRVVYLENYDLAMALRLVSGVDVWLNLPRPPLEASGTSGMKVAMNGGLNLSMLDGWWAEAFDGENGWGIDSPEGDHQAQDDRDAAAVLDLVEREVRPLFYDRGPDGLPVRWLARVKHALRTLVPQFTAARMLREYDERVYGSTR